A single region of the Neisseria zoodegmatis genome encodes:
- the tuf gene encoding elongation factor Tu translates to MAKEKFERSKPHVNVGTIGHVDHGKTTLTAALTTILAEKFGGQAKGYDQIDNAPEEKARGITINTSHVEYETETRHYAHVDCPGHADYVKNMITGAAQMDGAILVCSAADGPMPQTREHILLARQVGVPYIIVFMNKCDMVDDAELLELVEMEIRDLLSSYDFPGDDCPIVQGSALRALEGDAAYKEKIFELAAALDSYIPTPERAVDKPFLLPIEDVFSISGRGTVVTGRVERGIINVGDEIEIVGLKETQKTTCTGVEMFRKLLDQGQAGDNVGVLLRGTKREDVERGQVLAKPGSITPHTKFKAEVYVLSKEEGGRHTPFFANYRPQFYFRTTDVTGAVTLEEGVEMVMPGENVTITVELIAPIAMEEGLRFAIREGGRTVGAGVVSSIIA, encoded by the coding sequence ATGGCTAAAGAGAAATTCGAGCGGAGCAAACCGCACGTAAACGTTGGCACCATCGGTCACGTTGACCATGGTAAAACCACTTTGACTGCTGCATTGACCACTATTTTGGCTGAAAAATTCGGCGGTCAGGCTAAAGGTTACGATCAAATCGACAATGCCCCGGAAGAAAAAGCCCGCGGTATTACCATTAACACTTCTCACGTAGAATACGAAACCGAAACCCGTCACTATGCACACGTAGACTGCCCGGGTCACGCCGACTACGTTAAAAACATGATTACCGGTGCTGCCCAAATGGACGGCGCTATTTTGGTATGTTCTGCTGCTGACGGTCCTATGCCGCAAACCCGCGAGCACATCCTGTTGGCTCGCCAAGTAGGTGTACCTTACATCATCGTATTCATGAACAAATGCGATATGGTTGACGATGCAGAGCTGCTGGAGTTGGTAGAAATGGAAATCCGTGATCTGCTGAGCAGCTACGACTTCCCCGGTGATGACTGCCCGATCGTTCAAGGTTCTGCTTTGCGTGCCTTGGAAGGTGATGCAGCTTACAAAGAAAAAATCTTTGAATTGGCTGCTGCTTTGGATAGCTACATCCCGACTCCTGAGCGTGCAGTTGACAAACCTTTCTTGTTGCCGATTGAAGACGTATTCTCTATTTCAGGCCGCGGTACCGTAGTAACCGGTCGTGTAGAGCGCGGTATTATCAACGTAGGTGACGAGATTGAAATCGTAGGTCTGAAAGAGACTCAAAAAACCACTTGTACCGGTGTTGAGATGTTCCGCAAATTGCTGGATCAAGGTCAAGCTGGTGATAACGTTGGCGTACTGTTGCGCGGTACCAAACGTGAAGACGTTGAGCGTGGTCAAGTATTGGCTAAACCCGGCTCTATCACTCCGCACACCAAGTTTAAAGCTGAAGTGTACGTATTGAGCAAAGAAGAGGGTGGTCGTCATACTCCGTTCTTCGCTAACTACCGTCCTCAATTCTACTTCCGTACTACCGACGTTACCGGTGCGGTAACATTGGAAGAAGGCGTTGAGATGGTAATGCCCGGTGAGAATGTGACCATTACTGTAGAATTGATCGCTCCGATTGCTATGGAAGAAGGTTTGCGTTTTGCGATTCGCGAAGGCGGCCGTACTGTAGGTGCTGGCGTAGTATCTTCTATCATCGCTTAA
- a CDS encoding cryptochrome/photolyase family protein, whose amino-acid sequence MTVQPITLIWFRRDLRLFDNTALQTAIRRGLPVVGVYVFDNRTDTPEQRNHRRLSFLYDSVAAFQTALQAKNIPLYVLHGQAEIEIPKLAQELHAAAVVCADEDEPQASARDNRIWHKLDSAGREMVRVDDQVVLPKASVMTHNGRPYTVFTPYKNAWLQTYSRLFGQWQPADDWPALAALQADLPDTLRRPPVLPSPETLGFIHQPTMFAGGEEAAQKQLGRFLEHINTYHLARDFPAQKGTSRLSPYLSHGMLSPRHLVFLAKQADNEGAGVWLSELIWREFFKQVLFHHPHAAEESFRQEYRSIVWENNQEWFERWKTGQTGYPIVDAAMRQLKSSGWMHNRLRMITASFLVKDLLIDWRWGEAWFAEQLIDYDLAANNGGWQWSAGTGCDAQPYFRIFNPILQSQKFDPDGQFIRRYVPELAHLGKDVVHAPWLARESIDTHGYPEPMVNHAEQREKALALFKRNDQTE is encoded by the coding sequence ATGACTGTGCAACCCATTACGCTTATCTGGTTCCGCCGCGATTTGCGCCTGTTTGACAATACCGCTTTGCAAACCGCCATCCGCCGCGGGCTGCCTGTTGTCGGCGTATATGTTTTCGACAACCGCACCGATACCCCCGAGCAGCGCAACCACCGCCGCCTGAGTTTTCTATACGACAGCGTGGCTGCGTTTCAGACGGCCTTACAAGCCAAAAACATACCGCTGTATGTTTTGCACGGGCAGGCGGAAATCGAGATTCCCAAGCTGGCTCAAGAGCTTCATGCCGCTGCCGTCGTTTGTGCCGATGAAGACGAACCGCAGGCTTCCGCTCGCGACAACCGCATTTGGCATAAACTTGATTCGGCAGGGCGGGAAATGGTGCGGGTGGACGACCAAGTCGTGCTGCCCAAAGCCAGTGTGATGACGCACAACGGCAGGCCGTACACCGTTTTCACCCCCTATAAAAACGCTTGGCTGCAAACCTATTCCCGTCTGTTCGGGCAATGGCAGCCGGCAGACGACTGGCCCGCATTGGCGGCATTGCAGGCCGATCTACCCGACACCCTGCGCCGCCCCCCCGTTTTACCGTCTCCCGAAACGCTCGGCTTTATCCATCAGCCGACGATGTTTGCCGGCGGAGAAGAGGCCGCTCAAAAACAGCTCGGCCGTTTTCTCGAACATATCAACACTTATCATCTCGCCCGCGATTTTCCCGCACAAAAAGGCACGAGCCGGCTGTCTCCGTATCTGAGCCACGGCATGCTGTCGCCGCGCCATTTGGTTTTCTTGGCCAAACAGGCCGATAACGAAGGTGCAGGCGTTTGGCTGAGCGAGCTGATATGGCGCGAATTTTTCAAACAGGTACTGTTCCATCATCCCCATGCGGCAGAAGAAAGTTTCCGGCAGGAATACCGTTCCATCGTTTGGGAGAACAACCAAGAATGGTTCGAGCGGTGGAAAACAGGGCAAACCGGCTACCCCATTGTCGATGCCGCCATGCGCCAGCTTAAAAGCAGCGGCTGGATGCACAACCGATTGCGCATGATTACCGCCAGTTTTTTGGTTAAAGATTTATTGATCGACTGGCGGTGGGGGGAAGCATGGTTTGCCGAGCAACTCATCGACTACGACTTGGCTGCGAATAACGGCGGCTGGCAGTGGTCTGCCGGCACAGGCTGCGATGCCCAGCCGTATTTCCGAATTTTCAACCCGATCTTGCAATCGCAGAAATTCGACCCCGACGGGCAGTTTATCCGCCGCTATGTGCCGGAACTGGCGCATTTGGGCAAAGACGTCGTCCATGCACCGTGGCTGGCGCGCGAAAGCATAGATACGCACGGCTATCCCGAACCCATGGTCAATCACGCCGAACAGCGTGAAAAAGCGTTGGCGTTGTTCAAGCGCAATGATCAAACCGAATGA
- a CDS encoding OmpP1/FadL family transporter — protein sequence MMKYSLHRFSLAMYAALAAFAAQASGYHFGTQSVSAQSTANSSAAEAADASTLFYNPAGLSKLDSHEISASVNVVAPSVKYSEGQAVYNKGQKVAVGTTSGKITPDVVLAPHVYGAYKINDNFTAGLGIYVPFGSETEYDKKSVLRYNLNKTELTSIAVEPVVAYKVNEQHSVAAGVVAQYSTAGLRKYADWGSSRRPLADPAGLGLLDGHAEVKGKDWGLGYHLAWMWDINDRARVGVNYRSRVKHNLKGTADWQADGAMAKGIYAANIGKPIKGGGLGYVPHEKASLKVTTPESLSVHGMYQVYPRWDVFGDVTWTRHSRFNRAELKFENEKLTASGKTSNQTVITPNWRDTYKVAVGASYQVKDPLQLRFGVAYDQSPVRRAEERLVTMPDNNRIWYSVGMKYDLGKQHTINAAYSYIHIQKAKAVVQAKGSNAEVTTIDSNVSSSANYKSHGNIVGLQYTYKF from the coding sequence ATTATGAAATACTCACTACATCGTTTTTCTTTGGCTATGTACGCTGCGCTGGCTGCATTTGCCGCTCAAGCATCCGGATATCACTTCGGCACGCAGTCCGTTTCCGCACAAAGCACCGCCAACTCTTCCGCTGCCGAGGCCGCCGATGCTTCCACCCTGTTTTACAACCCCGCAGGTTTGAGCAAACTCGACAGCCATGAAATTTCGGCGTCGGTAAACGTGGTTGCGCCCAGCGTGAAATACAGCGAAGGCCAAGCCGTTTACAACAAAGGCCAAAAAGTTGCCGTCGGCACTACCAGCGGAAAAATCACTCCCGATGTGGTGCTTGCCCCCCATGTGTACGGCGCTTATAAAATCAACGACAACTTCACAGCAGGTTTGGGCATTTATGTGCCTTTCGGTTCGGAAACCGAGTACGATAAAAAATCCGTGCTGCGCTACAACCTGAATAAAACTGAGTTGACCAGCATCGCTGTTGAGCCGGTTGTGGCGTACAAAGTGAACGAACAGCATTCGGTGGCCGCAGGTGTGGTTGCACAATACAGCACCGCCGGCTTGCGTAAATATGCAGACTGGGGTTCATCAAGACGACCTCTTGCAGATCCAGCAGGCTTAGGGTTGCTCGACGGCCATGCCGAAGTGAAAGGTAAAGACTGGGGCTTGGGTTACCACTTGGCTTGGATGTGGGACATTAACGACCGCGCCCGCGTCGGCGTAAATTACCGCTCACGCGTTAAGCACAATCTGAAAGGTACTGCTGATTGGCAAGCAGACGGCGCGATGGCCAAAGGAATCTATGCAGCCAATATCGGTAAGCCGATCAAAGGGGGTGGCTTGGGTTATGTGCCGCATGAAAAAGCCAGCCTGAAAGTAACCACACCCGAATCACTTTCCGTACACGGCATGTATCAAGTGTATCCCCGCTGGGATGTGTTTGGCGATGTCACTTGGACGCGACACTCGCGTTTCAACCGCGCAGAGCTGAAATTTGAAAACGAAAAGCTCACGGCCAGCGGAAAAACATCCAACCAAACCGTGATCACACCGAATTGGCGTGATACCTATAAAGTTGCAGTAGGTGCGTCTTATCAAGTTAAAGATCCGTTGCAGCTGCGTTTCGGTGTGGCGTATGATCAATCGCCCGTACGCAGAGCAGAAGAGCGCTTGGTGACCATGCCCGACAATAACCGCATTTGGTACTCAGTCGGTATGAAATACGATTTGGGCAAACAGCACACCATCAACGCTGCTTACAGCTACATCCACATCCAAAAAGCCAAAGCCGTTGTTCAGGCTAAAGGTTCCAATGCAGAAGTAACCACCATCGACAGCAATGTTTCATCTTCTGCAAACTATAAGAGCCACGGTAATATCGTAGGCCTGCAATATACCTACAAATTCTAA
- the thiS gene encoding sulfur carrier protein ThiS, which translates to MPNIKINGANHSFEGRTVADWLAQHPPQPPFAVSVNKTFVPKQRYGETELCNGDELDIVRPVVGG; encoded by the coding sequence ATGCCGAACATTAAAATCAACGGAGCAAACCACAGTTTCGAAGGCCGCACCGTGGCCGATTGGCTCGCGCAGCACCCGCCGCAGCCGCCTTTTGCCGTTTCCGTCAACAAAACTTTCGTGCCGAAACAGCGTTACGGCGAAACCGAGCTGTGCAACGGCGATGAATTAGACATCGTGCGCCCCGTGGTCGGCGGCTGA
- a CDS encoding YfhL family 4Fe-4S dicluster ferredoxin, protein MSLFITDECINCDVCEPECPNDAISQGDEIYEINPSLCTQCVGHYDEPQCQQVCPVDCILIDEENPETQEELQAKYERIVAQK, encoded by the coding sequence ATGTCGCTCTTTATTACAGATGAGTGCATTAACTGTGATGTTTGCGAGCCCGAGTGCCCCAATGACGCCATTTCACAAGGCGATGAGATTTACGAAATCAATCCCAGCCTGTGCACGCAATGTGTCGGCCATTATGACGAGCCGCAATGTCAGCAAGTGTGCCCGGTAGACTGTATTCTGATTGATGAAGAAAATCCCGAAACGCAAGAAGAATTGCAAGCCAAATACGAGCGGATTGTTGCGCAAAAGTAA
- a CDS encoding thiazole synthase, which produces MLTFYGHSFPSRLLLGTAAYPSLDIMRQAVAAAEPAMITVALRRHNPASDSGGELWTLLQEAGIPLLPNTAGCLSVQEAVTTAQMARELFDTDWIKLELIGHDDTLQPDVFQLVEAADILIRDGFKVLPYCTEDLIACRRLLDAGCQALMPWAAPIGTGLGAVNGYALRLLRDRLPDIPLIIDAGLGLPSHAAQVMEWGFDGVLLNSAVSRSGNPVQMAKAFAQATEAGRNAYEAVPMPPSEHTRASTPTVGQPFWHSDSYNQPT; this is translated from the coding sequence ATGCTCACGTTTTACGGACATTCTTTCCCCTCCCGCCTGCTGTTGGGCACGGCGGCTTATCCTTCTTTAGATATCATGCGTCAGGCCGTGGCGGCTGCCGAGCCGGCCATGATTACCGTTGCCTTGCGCCGCCACAATCCCGCTTCCGACAGCGGCGGCGAATTGTGGACGCTGCTGCAAGAAGCCGGTATTCCGCTGCTGCCGAACACGGCCGGCTGTTTGAGCGTGCAGGAAGCCGTAACCACCGCACAAATGGCGCGCGAACTCTTTGATACCGATTGGATCAAACTCGAATTGATCGGCCACGACGACACCTTGCAGCCCGATGTATTTCAGTTGGTGGAAGCGGCAGACATCCTTATCCGTGACGGTTTTAAAGTGCTGCCGTACTGCACCGAAGATTTGATTGCCTGCCGCCGTTTGCTCGACGCGGGCTGCCAAGCGTTGATGCCGTGGGCGGCGCCAATCGGCACGGGCTTGGGTGCGGTTAACGGCTATGCCTTGCGCCTGCTGCGCGACCGGCTGCCCGACATACCGCTGATTATCGATGCCGGTTTGGGCTTGCCTTCGCATGCGGCGCAGGTGATGGAGTGGGGATTCGACGGCGTGTTGCTCAACAGCGCGGTTTCGCGCAGCGGCAATCCCGTTCAGATGGCCAAAGCATTCGCACAGGCCACCGAAGCAGGCCGCAACGCCTATGAAGCCGTGCCGATGCCCCCTTCCGAACATACCCGCGCCAGCACGCCCACGGTCGGCCAGCCCTTTTGGCACAGCGACAGCTATAACCAACCAACTTAA